The Chiroxiphia lanceolata isolate bChiLan1 chromosome 4, bChiLan1.pri, whole genome shotgun sequence genome contains a region encoding:
- the GUF1 gene encoding translation factor GUF1, mitochondrial isoform X2 yields the protein MTPIPDREKLDMSMYPAESIRNFSIIAHVDHGKSTLADRLLEITGTISKTDHNKQVLDKLQVERERGITVKAQSASLFYSHEGINYLLNLIDTPGHVDFSYEVSRSLSACQGVILVVDANEGIQAQTVANFYLAFEAQLSIIPVINKIDLKNADPERVEKQIEKLFDIPTDECIRISAKKGTNVEKVLQKVIEKIPPPQCNTADPLKALVFDSTFDHYRGVVANVALFGGEIAKGNKIVSAHTKKRYEVSEVGILTPNEQPTHKLYAGQVGYLIAGMKEVTEAQIGDTLFLYKQPVEPLPGFKSAKPMVFAGMYPVDQTEYNNLKSALERLTLNDSSVTVHRDSSLALGAGWRLGFLGLLHMEVFNQRLEQEYNMSVILTAPTVPYKAVLSSAKLIKEYGKDEITIINPAQFPDKLSVSEYLEPTILGTIVTPHEYIGKIIALCQDRRAVQKDMLYIDENRVMLKYLFPLNEIVLDFYDALKSLSSGYASFDYEDAGYQAADLIKMDILLNGNPVEELSTIIHNDKAYATGKLLCERLKEAIPRQLFEIAIQAAIGKKIIARETLKAYRKNVVAKCYGGDITRRMKLLKRQAEGKRLMRKIGNVEVPRDAFIRVLKRETDK from the exons ATGACTCCGATACCTGACCGG gaaaaattagATATGTCAATGTATCCAGCTGAAAGCATTAGAAACTTCAGTATTATAGCTCACGTAGATCATGGCAAAAGTACACTAGCAGACAGATTGTTGGAAATTACAG GAACAATTTCCAAAACTGACCATAATAAACAAGTGCTAGATAAACTGCAAGTGGAACGTGAAAGAGGAATTACAGTTAAAGCACAATCTGCATCTCTCTTCTACAGTCATGAAGGCATAAACTACCTCTTAAATCTTATTGACACGCCA GGCCACGTAGATTTCAGCTATGAAGTATCACGGTCACTGTCTGCCTGTCAGGGTGTCATACTGGTAGTGGATGCAAATGAG GGTATTCAGGCTCAGACGGTGGCAAACTTCTATCTTGCTTTTGAAGCACAGCTTTCAATAATTCCTGTCATAAATAAG ATTGACTTGAAGAATGCAGACCCTGAAAGAGTTGAAAAGCAAATTGAGAAGCTGTTTGATATCCCTACAGATGAATGCATAAGG ATTTCTGctaaaaaaggaacaaatgtTGAAAAAGTTCTTCAAAAGGTCATTGAGAAGATCCCACC ACCCCAGTGTAATACTGCTGATCCCTTGAAAGCCTTAGTGTTTGACTCCACCTTTGACCACTACCGAGGCGTCGTAGCTAATGTTGCACTCTTTGGTGGGGAGATTGCAAAAGGGAATAAAATTGTGTctgcacacacaaagaaaagatacGAAGTCAGTGAAGTCGGAATTCTGACTCCAAATGAACAGCCAACGCATAAGCT ATATGCAGGACAGGTGGGCTACCTGATTGCTGGAATGAAAGAAGTAACAGAAGCCCAAATAGGAGACACACTCTTTTTGTATAAACAGCCAGTGGAGCCTTTGCCTGGCTTTAAGTCAGCGAAGCCAATGGTTTTTGCAG GAATGTATCCTGTAGATCAAACAGAATATAATAATCTCAAAAGTGCTTTGGAAAGGCTGACATTGAATGACTCCAGTGTAACTGTTCATCGTGACAGTAGTCTTGCCTTAGGAGCTGGATGGAG attgGGTTTCCTTGGTCTTCTACACATGGAGGTTTTTAATCAACGTTTGGAACAAGAGTATAATATGTCTGTTATTTTGACTGCACCAACAGTTCCATATAAAGCTGTTCTTTCCTCAGCAAAGTTGATAAAG GAGTATGGAAAAGATGAGATTACTATTATCAACCCTGCTCAGTTTCCTGATAAACTTTCAGTATCAGAGTATTTGGAGCCAACTATTCTTGGTACTATTGTAACACCTCATGAATATATTGGGAAAATTATTGCTTTGTGTCAG GATCGCAGGGCAGTCCAGAAGGATATGTTGTACATTGATGAAAACAGGGTTATGCTAAAATACCTCTTCCCACTGAATGAAATTGTGTTGGATTTTTATGATGCTCTTAAGTCTCTGTCTTCTGGCTATGCAAG ttttgattaTGAAGATGCAGGATACCAAGCAGCAGACCTAATCAAAATGGATATTCTTCTAAATGGAAATCCAGTTGAAGAACTGTCTACTATCATACACAA TGATAAGGCATATGCCACTGGTAAACTCCTGTGTGAACGTTTAAAAGAGGCTATACCTAGACAGTTGTTTGAAATAGCCATCCAGGCTGCTATTGGCAAGAAAATCATTGCAAGAGAAAC gctGAAAGCTTACAGGAAAAACGTTGTGGCAAAATGt
- the GUF1 gene encoding translation factor GUF1, mitochondrial isoform X1 yields MALAGRTAAWWARLRSPCPAAVPLCPAAWVPAAGRRRYSSRGKEKLDMSMYPAESIRNFSIIAHVDHGKSTLADRLLEITGTISKTDHNKQVLDKLQVERERGITVKAQSASLFYSHEGINYLLNLIDTPGHVDFSYEVSRSLSACQGVILVVDANEGIQAQTVANFYLAFEAQLSIIPVINKIDLKNADPERVEKQIEKLFDIPTDECIRISAKKGTNVEKVLQKVIEKIPPPQCNTADPLKALVFDSTFDHYRGVVANVALFGGEIAKGNKIVSAHTKKRYEVSEVGILTPNEQPTHKLYAGQVGYLIAGMKEVTEAQIGDTLFLYKQPVEPLPGFKSAKPMVFAGMYPVDQTEYNNLKSALERLTLNDSSVTVHRDSSLALGAGWRLGFLGLLHMEVFNQRLEQEYNMSVILTAPTVPYKAVLSSAKLIKEYGKDEITIINPAQFPDKLSVSEYLEPTILGTIVTPHEYIGKIIALCQDRRAVQKDMLYIDENRVMLKYLFPLNEIVLDFYDALKSLSSGYASFDYEDAGYQAADLIKMDILLNGNPVEELSTIIHNDKAYATGKLLCERLKEAIPRQLFEIAIQAAIGKKIIARETLKAYRKNVVAKCYGGDITRRMKLLKRQAEGKRLMRKIGNVEVPRDAFIRVLKRETDK; encoded by the exons ATGGCCCTCGCCGGCAGGACAGCGGCGTGGTGGGCGCGGCTGCGGAGCCCCTGCCCTGCCGCCGTCCCGCTCTGCCCTGCGGCCTGGGTGCCCGCGGCGGGCCGGCGGCGGTACAGCTCCCGCGGCAAG gaaaaattagATATGTCAATGTATCCAGCTGAAAGCATTAGAAACTTCAGTATTATAGCTCACGTAGATCATGGCAAAAGTACACTAGCAGACAGATTGTTGGAAATTACAG GAACAATTTCCAAAACTGACCATAATAAACAAGTGCTAGATAAACTGCAAGTGGAACGTGAAAGAGGAATTACAGTTAAAGCACAATCTGCATCTCTCTTCTACAGTCATGAAGGCATAAACTACCTCTTAAATCTTATTGACACGCCA GGCCACGTAGATTTCAGCTATGAAGTATCACGGTCACTGTCTGCCTGTCAGGGTGTCATACTGGTAGTGGATGCAAATGAG GGTATTCAGGCTCAGACGGTGGCAAACTTCTATCTTGCTTTTGAAGCACAGCTTTCAATAATTCCTGTCATAAATAAG ATTGACTTGAAGAATGCAGACCCTGAAAGAGTTGAAAAGCAAATTGAGAAGCTGTTTGATATCCCTACAGATGAATGCATAAGG ATTTCTGctaaaaaaggaacaaatgtTGAAAAAGTTCTTCAAAAGGTCATTGAGAAGATCCCACC ACCCCAGTGTAATACTGCTGATCCCTTGAAAGCCTTAGTGTTTGACTCCACCTTTGACCACTACCGAGGCGTCGTAGCTAATGTTGCACTCTTTGGTGGGGAGATTGCAAAAGGGAATAAAATTGTGTctgcacacacaaagaaaagatacGAAGTCAGTGAAGTCGGAATTCTGACTCCAAATGAACAGCCAACGCATAAGCT ATATGCAGGACAGGTGGGCTACCTGATTGCTGGAATGAAAGAAGTAACAGAAGCCCAAATAGGAGACACACTCTTTTTGTATAAACAGCCAGTGGAGCCTTTGCCTGGCTTTAAGTCAGCGAAGCCAATGGTTTTTGCAG GAATGTATCCTGTAGATCAAACAGAATATAATAATCTCAAAAGTGCTTTGGAAAGGCTGACATTGAATGACTCCAGTGTAACTGTTCATCGTGACAGTAGTCTTGCCTTAGGAGCTGGATGGAG attgGGTTTCCTTGGTCTTCTACACATGGAGGTTTTTAATCAACGTTTGGAACAAGAGTATAATATGTCTGTTATTTTGACTGCACCAACAGTTCCATATAAAGCTGTTCTTTCCTCAGCAAAGTTGATAAAG GAGTATGGAAAAGATGAGATTACTATTATCAACCCTGCTCAGTTTCCTGATAAACTTTCAGTATCAGAGTATTTGGAGCCAACTATTCTTGGTACTATTGTAACACCTCATGAATATATTGGGAAAATTATTGCTTTGTGTCAG GATCGCAGGGCAGTCCAGAAGGATATGTTGTACATTGATGAAAACAGGGTTATGCTAAAATACCTCTTCCCACTGAATGAAATTGTGTTGGATTTTTATGATGCTCTTAAGTCTCTGTCTTCTGGCTATGCAAG ttttgattaTGAAGATGCAGGATACCAAGCAGCAGACCTAATCAAAATGGATATTCTTCTAAATGGAAATCCAGTTGAAGAACTGTCTACTATCATACACAA TGATAAGGCATATGCCACTGGTAAACTCCTGTGTGAACGTTTAAAAGAGGCTATACCTAGACAGTTGTTTGAAATAGCCATCCAGGCTGCTATTGGCAAGAAAATCATTGCAAGAGAAAC gctGAAAGCTTACAGGAAAAACGTTGTGGCAAAATGt